A genomic region of Pseudoxanthomonas suwonensis contains the following coding sequences:
- a CDS encoding acetyl-CoA carboxylase carboxyltransferase subunit alpha, with protein sequence MNPNYLDFEQPIADLEAKIQELRSASTGPAVNVDAEVHALQDKLRKRTAQIFRDLSSWQVSQLARHPARPYTLDYVRVLCDEFQELAGDRAFADDKAIVGGLARIDGRPVVVIGHQKGRDTKEKIRRNFGMPKPEGYRKALRLMKLAERFGLPILTFIDTPGAWPGIDAEERGQSEAIARNLLEMAELKVPVICTVIGEGGSGGALAIGVGDCTVMLEYSTYSVISPEGCASILWKDAGKAKDAAEQLGLTAKRLHGLGLVDKVVREPTGGAHRNPRQMARRLKAVLLNELDTLERIPVEELVQRRYARLHGYGAYEAA encoded by the coding sequence ATGAACCCGAACTACCTCGATTTCGAGCAGCCCATCGCCGACCTGGAAGCCAAGATCCAGGAACTGCGCAGCGCCAGCACCGGCCCGGCGGTCAACGTCGACGCCGAAGTGCACGCGCTGCAGGACAAGCTGCGCAAGCGCACCGCCCAGATCTTCCGCGACCTCAGCTCCTGGCAGGTCTCCCAGCTTGCCCGCCACCCCGCCCGCCCCTACACCCTGGACTACGTGCGCGTGCTCTGCGACGAGTTCCAGGAACTGGCCGGCGACCGCGCCTTCGCCGACGACAAGGCGATCGTCGGCGGCCTGGCCCGCATCGACGGCCGCCCGGTGGTGGTGATCGGCCACCAGAAGGGCCGCGACACCAAGGAAAAGATCCGCCGCAACTTCGGCATGCCCAAGCCCGAGGGCTACCGCAAGGCGCTGCGCCTGATGAAGCTGGCCGAGCGCTTCGGCCTGCCGATCCTGACCTTCATCGATACCCCCGGCGCCTGGCCGGGCATCGACGCCGAGGAGCGGGGCCAGTCCGAGGCCATCGCCCGCAACCTGCTGGAGATGGCCGAACTGAAGGTGCCGGTAATCTGCACCGTGATCGGCGAAGGCGGTTCCGGCGGCGCGCTGGCCATTGGCGTGGGCGACTGCACGGTGATGCTCGAATACAGCACCTACTCGGTGATCTCGCCGGAAGGCTGCGCCTCGATCCTGTGGAAGGACGCGGGCAAGGCCAAGGACGCGGCCGAACAGCTGGGCCTGACCGCCAAGCGCCTGCACGGCCTGGGCCTGGTCGACAAGGTCGTGCGCGAGCCAACCGGCGGCGCCCACCGCAACCCGCGGCAGATGGCCAGGCGGCTCAAGGCCGTGCTGCTCAACGAACTCGATACGCTGGAGCGTATCCCGGTCGAAGAGCTGGTCCAGCGGCGCTACGCGCGGCTGCACGGCTATGGCGCGTACGAGGCGGCCTGA